A genomic region of Stenotrophomonas sp. NA06056 contains the following coding sequences:
- the gorA gene encoding glutathione-disulfide reductase: MNTPSYDYDLIVLGGGSAGLAGAIRAAQHGKRVALLEPGELGGTCVNVGCVPKKAMWLAADLAERIGLASAMGFDVEARPALSWKELVIHRQAYISNIHTSYHKRLDETGVVRIPARGHLLDAHTVACSDGVQYSAAHILIATGAHPQRPDIPGAELGLVSDDFFDLRAAPAEVAIVGGGYIAVELAGLLQALGSRVSLLVRGSRLLERFDYELTAQLAENLRQQGVRIHFDYRLRELKRDGERVRAFGHDGPIDSVFDAVFFATGRRGNSKDLGLEALGIGIGEHQQVAVDEWQTTAVPSVHAVGDIAGKVGLTPVAVAASRRLMDRLFGGRPEAKMDYDNVASVVFSHPPLGAVGMSEEDARARFDQVTVYHSRFRPMLQALANGTQRSLFKMVCAGPEERVVGVHLLGEAADEILQGFAVAVKMGATKAQFDDTVAIHPTSAEEVVLMR; encoded by the coding sequence ATGAACACTCCCTCTTATGACTACGATCTGATTGTCCTTGGCGGCGGTTCCGCGGGCTTGGCCGGGGCCATCCGCGCTGCGCAGCACGGCAAGCGTGTTGCCCTGCTGGAGCCTGGCGAACTGGGCGGTACCTGCGTGAATGTAGGCTGCGTGCCGAAGAAGGCGATGTGGCTGGCGGCCGATCTGGCCGAGCGCATCGGCCTGGCCAGCGCGATGGGCTTCGACGTTGAGGCACGCCCGGCGCTGTCGTGGAAGGAACTGGTGATCCACCGCCAGGCCTACATCAGCAACATCCACACCAGTTACCACAAGCGCCTGGATGAAACCGGCGTGGTGCGTATTCCGGCCCGTGGCCATCTGCTGGATGCGCACACTGTGGCGTGCAGTGACGGCGTGCAGTACAGCGCTGCACACATCCTCATTGCTACCGGCGCCCATCCGCAGCGGCCCGACATTCCCGGCGCCGAGCTGGGTCTGGTGTCCGACGATTTCTTCGACCTGCGTGCGGCACCGGCCGAGGTCGCCATCGTCGGCGGCGGCTACATCGCGGTGGAACTTGCCGGGCTGTTGCAGGCGCTGGGCAGCAGGGTGAGCCTGCTGGTGCGTGGCAGTCGCCTGCTGGAGCGCTTCGACTACGAGCTGACCGCGCAGCTGGCCGAGAACCTGCGCCAGCAGGGTGTCCGCATCCACTTCGATTACCGCCTGCGTGAGTTGAAGCGCGACGGCGAGCGCGTGCGCGCCTTCGGTCATGACGGCCCGATCGACAGCGTGTTCGACGCCGTCTTCTTCGCGACCGGTCGGCGCGGCAACAGCAAGGATCTCGGCCTGGAGGCACTGGGCATCGGCATCGGTGAACACCAGCAGGTAGCGGTGGACGAGTGGCAGACCACGGCGGTGCCGAGCGTGCATGCGGTTGGTGACATTGCAGGCAAGGTCGGTCTGACGCCGGTCGCCGTGGCGGCATCGCGACGCCTGATGGATCGGTTGTTTGGTGGTCGTCCGGAAGCGAAGATGGACTACGACAACGTGGCCAGCGTTGTGTTCTCGCATCCGCCGCTGGGCGCAGTGGGCATGAGCGAAGAAGACGCGCGTGCGCGCTTCGACCAGGTGACGGTGTACCACAGCCGTTTCCGGCCGATGCTGCAGGCACTGGCCAACGGTACCCAGCGCAGCCTGTTCAAGATGGTCTGTGCCGGGCCGGAAGAGCGTGTGGTGGGTGTACACCTGCTGGGCGAAGCGGCCGACGAGATCCTGCAGGGTTTTGCGGTGGCAGTGAAGATGGGTGCGACCAAGGCCCAGTTCGACGATACGGTGGCGATCCATCCGACGTCTGCCGAGGAAGTGGTGTTGATGCGCTGA
- a CDS encoding rhomboid family intramembrane serine protease: protein MFPRLPTVTKALLIANAILFLLQQPFLLGMQTFEPFMLQPLQQGFDAFSPGGNFQPWQLLTYGFLHGSFGHLFFNMLAVFMFGAPLEQTWGEKRFLLYYLVCVVGAGLCQLLVGTMLDNPATVLGASGGVFGLLLAYGMLFPNQRVMLLFPPIPMKARTFVILFGVGELVLGMTGWQPGVAHFAHLGGMLFGWLLIRYWRGQSPFNKRRPPGPPKRPNHLRSVK, encoded by the coding sequence ATGTTCCCGCGACTGCCAACCGTCACCAAGGCCCTGCTGATCGCCAACGCGATCCTGTTCCTGCTGCAGCAGCCGTTCCTGCTCGGCATGCAGACCTTCGAGCCGTTCATGCTGCAGCCACTGCAGCAGGGCTTCGATGCGTTCTCGCCGGGCGGAAACTTCCAGCCCTGGCAGCTGCTGACCTACGGCTTCCTGCACGGCAGCTTCGGCCACCTGTTCTTCAACATGCTGGCCGTCTTCATGTTCGGCGCGCCGCTGGAACAGACCTGGGGCGAGAAACGCTTCCTGCTGTACTACCTGGTGTGCGTGGTGGGCGCTGGCCTGTGCCAGTTGCTGGTCGGCACGATGCTCGACAATCCGGCTACGGTGCTGGGGGCGTCCGGTGGTGTGTTCGGCCTGCTGCTGGCTTACGGCATGCTGTTCCCCAACCAGCGGGTGATGCTGCTGTTCCCGCCGATCCCGATGAAGGCGCGTACGTTCGTGATCCTGTTCGGCGTGGGCGAGCTGGTGCTGGGCATGACCGGCTGGCAGCCGGGCGTGGCCCACTTCGCGCATCTGGGCGGCATGCTGTTCGGCTGGCTGCTGATCCGCTACTGGCGCGGCCAATCACCGTTCAACAAGCGTCGTCCCCCCGGCCCGCCGAAGCGCCCGAACCATCTGCGCAGCGTGAAGTGA
- a CDS encoding VOC family protein — MAHKNTICVWYDSGALEAATFYAKTFPDSEVTAVHHAPGDFPDGKQGDILTVEFTVCGVPCVGLNGGPAFKHSEAFSFQISTEDQAETDRLWNAIVGNGGQESQCGWCKDRWGISWQISPRMLIEAVTSKDKALAKRAFNAMMPMKKIDIATIEAAIRSA; from the coding sequence ATGGCTCACAAGAACACCATCTGCGTCTGGTACGACAGCGGCGCGCTCGAGGCCGCCACGTTCTACGCCAAGACCTTTCCCGACAGCGAAGTAACCGCGGTGCATCACGCGCCAGGCGACTTTCCCGACGGCAAGCAGGGTGACATCCTCACCGTAGAATTCACGGTCTGCGGCGTCCCTTGCGTCGGCCTCAATGGCGGCCCGGCCTTCAAGCACAGCGAAGCGTTCTCGTTCCAGATTTCCACCGAAGACCAGGCCGAGACCGATCGCCTGTGGAATGCCATCGTCGGCAACGGTGGTCAGGAAAGCCAGTGCGGCTGGTGCAAGGACCGCTGGGGCATTTCCTGGCAGATAAGCCCACGCATGCTGATCGAAGCGGTGACCAGCAAGGACAAGGCCCTGGCCAAGCGTGCCTTCAACGCGATGATGCCGATGAAGAAGATCGACATCGCCACCATCGAAGCGGCGATCCGCAGCGCATGA
- a CDS encoding NAD(P)/FAD-dependent oxidoreductase, with the protein MTTWDTIIVGGGHNGLVCAAYLARAGQRVLVLERRSVLGGAAVTEEFHPGFRNSVASYTVSLLQPKVIEDLQLHAHGLRIVARPANNFLPLPEGRYLLAAPGRTQAEVAKFSERDAQALPAYEARLEVFADVLRDWALRPPPDLGVTAGWRALPALWQMGRLGRELAALDPALRQELLDLFTLSAAEYLDRWFESEPIKALFGFDGIVGNYASPYTPGSAYVLLHHVFGQCNGVKGAWGHAIGGMGAISQAIAASARAAGAELRVDAGVQRLLVEDGRVVGVALANGECLRARTVVANVNPKLLYEQLLEPAQVPATTRERMANWRCGSGTFRMNVALSRLPDFHALPGPGDHLSAGIIMAPSLDYMDRAWLDARRAGWSREPIVEMLIPSTLDDSLAPPGQHVASLFCQHVAPVLPEGRHWDDHRDTVADLMIATVDHYAPGFADSVLGRQVLSPLDLERTFGLIGGDIFHGALSANQLFSARPMVGQAGYRGALPGLYLCGSGTHPGGGVTGAPGHNAAQVVLADA; encoded by the coding sequence ATGACGACGTGGGACACGATCATCGTCGGTGGCGGCCACAACGGGCTGGTGTGTGCGGCGTATCTGGCGCGCGCGGGGCAACGGGTGCTGGTGCTGGAGCGCCGTAGCGTGCTGGGCGGCGCGGCTGTCACCGAGGAGTTCCACCCGGGCTTCCGCAACTCGGTGGCCTCGTACACGGTGTCGTTGCTGCAGCCGAAGGTGATCGAGGACCTGCAGCTGCACGCGCACGGGCTGCGCATTGTCGCGCGGCCGGCCAACAACTTCCTGCCACTGCCCGAGGGTCGCTACCTGCTGGCTGCGCCGGGCCGCACCCAGGCGGAAGTGGCGAAGTTTTCCGAGCGCGATGCGCAGGCGCTGCCCGCTTATGAAGCGCGCCTGGAAGTATTTGCCGACGTGCTGCGCGACTGGGCGCTGCGTCCGCCGCCCGACCTCGGGGTGACGGCCGGCTGGCGCGCGCTGCCCGCGTTGTGGCAGATGGGCCGACTGGGGCGTGAGCTGGCCGCGCTCGATCCCGCATTGCGTCAGGAACTGCTGGATCTGTTCACGCTGTCGGCCGCCGAGTATCTGGATCGCTGGTTCGAGAGCGAGCCGATCAAGGCCCTGTTCGGTTTCGATGGCATTGTTGGCAACTACGCCAGCCCCTACACGCCAGGCAGCGCCTACGTACTACTGCATCACGTGTTCGGCCAGTGCAACGGGGTCAAGGGCGCCTGGGGCCATGCCATCGGTGGCATGGGTGCGATCAGTCAGGCCATCGCCGCATCCGCGCGTGCGGCTGGCGCCGAACTGCGGGTCGATGCGGGCGTGCAACGCCTGCTGGTTGAAGACGGACGCGTGGTCGGTGTCGCACTGGCAAATGGCGAGTGTCTGCGCGCACGTACCGTGGTGGCCAACGTCAATCCAAAGCTGCTGTACGAACAATTGCTCGAGCCTGCGCAGGTTCCGGCCACCACCCGAGAACGCATGGCGAACTGGCGCTGCGGCTCGGGCACGTTCCGGATGAATGTGGCGCTGTCACGACTGCCCGATTTCCACGCCCTGCCCGGCCCCGGCGACCACCTCAGTGCCGGCATCATCATGGCGCCCAGCCTGGATTACATGGACCGTGCCTGGCTGGATGCCCGCCGCGCTGGCTGGTCGCGCGAGCCGATCGTGGAGATGCTGATTCCGAGCACGCTGGACGACTCGCTGGCCCCGCCAGGGCAACATGTGGCCAGCCTGTTCTGCCAGCACGTGGCACCGGTGCTGCCCGAAGGCCGCCACTGGGACGACCATCGCGACACCGTCGCCGACCTGATGATCGCGACCGTCGATCACTACGCCCCCGGCTTCGCCGACAGCGTGCTCGGTCGACAGGTACTTTCACCCTTGGATCTGGAACGGACGTTCGGGCTGATCGGCGGCGACATCTTCCACGGTGCGCTCAGCGCCAACCAGCTGTTCTCGGCGCGACCGATGGTCGGCCAGGCCGGCTATCGCGGCGCCCTGCCCGGCCTGTACCTGTGCGGTTCGGGCACGCATCCGGGCGGCGGGGTGACCGGCGCGCCCGGGCACAACGCGGCGCAGGTGGTGCTGGCAGATGCATGA
- a CDS encoding DMT family transporter, producing MSNPASRIATASPRIALGGIGLAAIGAIAASGKAIIVKLGLRHGVDATTLLALRMLMALPLFALMAVWASRRAERLSWADRARVLWLGFTGYYLSSLLDFQGLQYISVTLERLILYLNPTLVLLINVLLARQRPGRWQIGALVLSYLGVLIAFGHDLQREGGQIILGSLLVLGSALSYALYLFGSGQVVARIGAVRLTAYASCVASVLVLLHFTITHPLPLLWQAPAAVQWLSLINATVCTVLPVLAIMLAVQRVGSSLAAQVGMLGPVSTIVMSLWLLDEPMGPAQIAGTVLVLLGVLLVTRLRR from the coding sequence ATGTCCAACCCTGCTTCCCGCATCGCTACCGCTTCCCCACGCATCGCACTGGGAGGCATCGGCTTGGCTGCGATCGGCGCCATTGCCGCTTCGGGCAAGGCCATCATCGTCAAGCTGGGGCTGCGCCATGGCGTGGACGCCACTACGCTGCTGGCCCTGCGGATGCTGATGGCGCTGCCCCTGTTCGCGCTGATGGCTGTATGGGCGTCGCGCCGTGCGGAGCGGCTGTCCTGGGCTGACCGGGCACGCGTGCTGTGGCTCGGCTTCACCGGCTACTACCTGTCCAGCCTGCTCGATTTCCAGGGCCTGCAGTACATCAGCGTGACCCTGGAACGGTTGATCCTGTACTTGAACCCGACCCTGGTGCTGCTGATCAATGTGCTGCTGGCGCGGCAGCGGCCGGGGCGCTGGCAGATCGGCGCGCTGGTGCTCAGCTACCTCGGCGTGCTGATCGCGTTCGGCCATGACCTGCAGCGCGAAGGCGGGCAGATCATCCTTGGCAGCCTGCTGGTGCTGGGCAGTGCGCTCAGCTATGCGCTCTATCTGTTCGGCAGCGGCCAGGTGGTCGCCCGTATCGGCGCAGTGCGTCTGACCGCCTACGCCAGCTGCGTGGCCAGCGTGCTGGTGCTGCTGCATTTCACCATCACCCACCCACTGCCGTTGCTGTGGCAGGCACCGGCTGCGGTGCAATGGCTGTCGCTGATCAACGCGACGGTCTGCACGGTGCTGCCGGTGCTGGCGATCATGCTCGCGGTGCAGCGGGTCGGCTCGTCGCTGGCCGCGCAGGTGGGTATGCTGGGCCCGGTTTCCACCATCGTGATGAGCCTATGGCTGCTCGACGAACCGATGGGGCCGGCGCAGATCGCCGGCACCGTGCTGGTCCTGCTCGGCGTACTGCTGGTGACGCGGCTGCGCCGCTGA
- a CDS encoding MGMT family protein codes for MAARRTDGAGADRRHRAGPARRTAGDAAAPLTPEQARARILAVIHAIPPGQVMGYGQVAMRAGLPGRARLTARILGQNEDPSLPWHRVLRSDGRIAMAEGSAGWREQSQRLRAEGVVVENGRVRMPAADPAAALDAAVWGPG; via the coding sequence ATGGCTGCTCGACGAACCGATGGGGCCGGCGCAGATCGCCGGCACCGTGCTGGTCCTGCTCGGCGTACTGCTGGTGACGCGGCTGCGCCGCTGACGCCGGAGCAGGCGCGTGCGCGCATCCTGGCGGTGATCCATGCCATTCCGCCGGGACAGGTGATGGGCTATGGCCAGGTGGCGATGCGCGCGGGCCTGCCCGGGCGTGCGCGCCTGACCGCGCGCATCCTTGGCCAGAATGAGGATCCGTCGCTGCCCTGGCACCGGGTGCTGCGTTCGGATGGGCGCATCGCCATGGCCGAAGGTTCGGCCGGCTGGCGTGAACAGTCGCAACGACTGCGTGCCGAGGGCGTTGTCGTGGAAAACGGCCGGGTGCGGATGCCTGCCGCCGATCCGGCGGCAGCGCTGGATGCCGCGGTGTGGGGCCCCGGCTGA